The following proteins come from a genomic window of Denitromonas sp.:
- a CDS encoding anti-sigma factor produces MMMKQPDDALLHAFADDQLAAPERAEVAHWLAAHPEAAAQVAQWRAQGEALHHHYDPVLDRPLPAHLLAAARGRSASPWARWGMAAAIGWLCIGAIAGFVAGRNTAAPPVITAVPLAREAAIAHAVYAPEVRHPVEVGADQREHLLGWLSKRLGHPLVAPALEPLGYQLVGGRLLSAQSGPGALLMYEAASGERLTLFVGADTTDGATAFRFAEHGGVNVFYWVDAGTGYALSGTVPRERLLTVATAVYRALNP; encoded by the coding sequence ATGATGATGAAGCAACCCGACGACGCCCTGCTCCACGCCTTTGCCGACGACCAGCTCGCCGCGCCCGAACGCGCCGAGGTGGCGCACTGGCTGGCGGCCCACCCCGAGGCCGCGGCGCAGGTGGCGCAATGGCGGGCGCAAGGCGAGGCGCTGCACCACCACTACGACCCGGTGCTCGACCGCCCGCTGCCCGCACACCTGCTCGCCGCCGCCCGCGGCCGATCGGCCTCGCCGTGGGCACGCTGGGGCATGGCCGCGGCCATCGGCTGGCTGTGCATTGGTGCGATCGCCGGCTTCGTGGCCGGGCGCAACACGGCCGCCCCGCCAGTGATCACCGCCGTGCCGCTGGCGCGCGAGGCGGCCATTGCCCATGCGGTGTATGCCCCGGAAGTGCGCCACCCGGTGGAGGTCGGCGCCGACCAGCGCGAGCACCTGCTCGGCTGGCTGTCCAAGCGCCTCGGCCATCCGTTGGTGGCGCCGGCGCTCGAGCCGCTGGGCTACCAGCTCGTTGGCGGGCGGCTGCTGTCGGCGCAGTCCGGCCCCGGCGCGCTGCTGATGTATGAAGCGGCGAGCGGCGAGCGGCTGACGCTGTTCGTGGGCGCCGACACCACCGATGGCGCCACGGCCTTCCGCTTCGCCGAGCACGGCGGGGTCAATGTGTTCTACTGGGTGGATGCCGGCACCGGCTATGCGCTGTCCGGCACCGTACCGCGCGAACGCTTGCTGACGGTGGCCACCGCGGTGTATCGCGCCCTCAACCCCTGA
- a CDS encoding RNA polymerase sigma factor has product MIDTDALVAELPRLRRYGRALLGDMARADDLVQDTLERALRKAGHWQGGNLRAWLLTLMHNVFVNQVRRNDALRGASEADMLDLASRDTNGDGLGLRDLDRAMQALSADHREILLLVGLENLRYEEIASVLDVPIGTVMSRLSRARAALKAQLDAAPARPALTRVK; this is encoded by the coding sequence ATGATCGACACCGACGCCCTCGTCGCCGAACTGCCCCGCCTGCGCCGCTACGGCCGCGCCCTGCTGGGCGACATGGCGCGTGCCGACGACCTGGTACAGGACACCCTCGAGCGGGCGCTGCGCAAGGCCGGCCACTGGCAGGGCGGCAACCTGCGCGCCTGGTTGCTCACCCTGATGCACAACGTCTTCGTCAATCAGGTGCGCCGCAATGACGCGCTGCGCGGCGCCAGCGAGGCCGACATGCTCGATCTGGCCAGTCGTGACACCAACGGCGACGGGCTCGGCCTGCGCGACCTGGACCGTGCCATGCAGGCCTTGTCGGCCGATCACCGCGAGATCCTGCTGCTGGTCGGCCTGGAAAACCTGCGCTATGAGGAGATCGCCAGTGTGCTGGACGTCCCCATCGGCACCGTCATGTCGCGGCTGTCGCGCGCCCGCGCCGCCCTCAAGGCGCAACTCGATGCCGCCCCGGCACGACCGGCCCTGACGCGGGTGAAATGA